The stretch of DNA CCCACGCGCTCCCCCCCGCCAGACATGCGCGCTCACGGCCTCTCAGCCTTCCCCCGCCAGATAACACGCCCTTCCGCGCGTACAACACCCTTTTCCAAACTCACACAACCCCCTGTACGCGCGTACAACACCCTTTTCCAAACTCACACAACCCCCTGCACGCGCGTACAACACCCTTTTCCAAACTCACACAACCCCTTGTACGCGCGTACAACACCCTTTTCCAAACTCACCCCCCCCTGCACGCGCGTACAACACCCTTTTCCAAACTCACACAACCCCCTGCACGCGCGTACAACGCCCTTTTCCAAGCTCAAACACCCCCTTGCACGCGCGTACAACCAGACTGTGACCCGAAAAATACCCTCTGCACGCGCGCGTACCGCCCCTTGCGTGCACCAGGCACACGCCCTCCAGAACAGGAACACGCCGACCGGACTCCCCGGGCCCCGAAGACTCCCGGTACCCAACACACAAAAAAGCCGACCCCACGGAAGGGGGCCGGCTTTGCACTGTCTCAATCTCGCTCAGGAGCGGGAGTTCACTTCCGGCGAGTTGCTGTGAGATGGGGCGACGCCCGGGAGCGCGCTCTTGGGTGGTGGGCTGACCCGACCGTCATCCCTGCGCTCCATCCCGGGTCCCGCCTCTCAGGGGCCCCAGGTAAAGGGCTGTTCCACGGCGACTTCGCCCTGAATGTCCTGAAGATGGGTCAGGTAGTCCTCACCAAGCGCGACCGTTCCCTCCTCGCCACCATGGGCACCGAGAATATAGGTGCGGTCAAGCGGCACCCCGGCCTGCGCGTAGGCGTAAATGTCGGTGGTCGCGTTGCCATAGGCCACCGTCACCTCAAATCCGAGCCCCTGCAGGTACGCCAGAAACTCCGCTTTGTACGTTCCCACCCCACCTTCGGTCGGCATCGACTCGGAGTTCGAGCTGGTCAGGCGAAGATGCCCCGGCGCCATCCCCTGATCGATCAACCACTCCCGGCTCTGCGCGGTCAGCCAGTAGGGCCGACCGGTCATGTACACCAGCTGATAGCCGTGCTCACCGTGGCGCACCTGGGTGATATCCGTCGCTCCGGCGCGAGCCTCCGGCACGTAATCGCCGTCGAAAATCGGCTCAAAGAGATCATTGAAGATGTCGGCAAAGAGCTCGGTATCCGAGGTCGTCAGCGTCGCGTCGATATCAAAGACCAGAAGCTTCGTGCCCTGCGGCAGAACCCGCATCATCGAGCGAGTGTACGTATTATCGCCCATCACCCGCAGGTAGAGCGCGTACGCTCCCACCGGCGGCAGCACATCCGGCGCCATCGTCAACGCCACTCGCCCATCACTATCGGTGAGCCCCTCTCCCACACGCACGTACTCCCCGGAGCAGTCGTCCATCCACACCTCGATCCGCTCGCCCTGCAGGTCTTTGCTGGTCGGACCGTAGGTGAACTTGCCGGTGAGCACAGCCTCACGCGCCGGATGCGTGATCACATCCTGCGCGCTATGCCAGTCACTGAGCGCGGCGATGGCACGACTCGAGAAGTTCTCCCAGTCCACAGTGTCATCTTCCCCAAACTGCGGCAGGGGCGCCTGGTCACAAAACACATGGACCGGCAGCGAGGCGCCCGGGTCAACGTCCCCCTCGCCGGCATCGTTCGACCCTCCATCCCCAACATGGTCGCCTTTCCCATCCGGCTCGCCGACATCTTCGTTCCCGACGTCGTCGTTCCAGGGGGCCTGAGAAGCTTCGGACGGACCACAGGCGCCAAGCATCGCCGAAAGCGCCAGTATCGCGGTCGCGCGCGACCAGAGAGTAGATTCAACACATGTCTTCATCACACACCTCGTCGTTGGGGACTCGTTTTTATCACTTCTCACTTTGGGCGCGCATCATAACGACGCGCTCCTCAAACGCAAACGGCATCGACTTGCGCACCTCAAGCCCCTCTGGGTATCGATACCCCGACGATTCCCCTCTCCCATGGAGCAGATCATGACCCTGAAACTGACCATCTGGCACAATCCCCGGTGCAGCAAATCTCGCCAGACCCTGCAACTCCTCGAAGAGCACGGCGCCGAGCTTACGGTACGCCGCTACCTCGACGATCCCCCCTCAGTCGACGAACTCCGCCACGCGCTGACCCTGCTCGGCATCGACGCCGCGGGACTGGTCCGCCGCAAAGAAGCGCTCTTTAAGGAACTCGACCTCAAAGACGCCGCCGACGACGCTCTCATCGAAGCCATGGCAACGCACCCCAAACTCATTGAGCGCCCCCTCGTCCTCAGCGAAGGCGACGCCGCCATCGGCCGCCCCCCCGAAGACGTCCTGCGTCTCCTCTGAATCGTCCTCGCTCCCCTCAGGATCTCCCATGCCCACCATCAGCGACGACGCCGTACAGAAGGCCACCGGACACGACTGGGCCCACTGGTTCGCGCTCCTGGATACCCTCGGCGCACAGGCGATGTCCCATACCACCATCGCCAGCCACCTCCAGACCCACGAAGGCGTCTCGGGCTGGTGGGCGCAATCGATCACCGTCGCCTACGAGCGCGCCCGAGGAATGCGGGAGCACGGCCAGACCACCCGCGGGTTTCAGGTCAGCACGCAGAAAACCGCCTGGCCCGACGTGCAGGCGGCCTGGAGCGCGCTCACCTCCTCGACTGGGCTCAAAATCTGGCTGGCCGACAACGCGCCCGACGCGCTACAGGAAGGTCAGACCTTTGCGCTGCCCGATGGCACCCGCGTGGAGGTGCGTGGCATACGCCCGCACCAGCAGATTCGTCTGGGCTGGCAGCCCCTCGGAGACTTGCCCACGCAGGTCGTCATCGCCCGCACCGCCACCAGCGCATCCGGCAAAGGCACGATTGGATTCACCCACGAGAGCCTCCCGGACGAAAGCGCCCGTCAGGACTCCCGAGAACGTTGGGCGGCCTGCCTCAAAGCGCTCGCTCGCCAGGCCCTCTAAACCCTGCCTCAGTCTCCCCCGCTCGCCAGCGAGCCTTTCCGGCGGCATGCGCCGCCCCTTCCCACTCATCTATGAGCACGACCATGACTCAAAGCGATCTTCTCCAACGCGCCAATCACGCCTGCGAACTCTGCGGCGCCACCGACGACCTGGCCCCCCTGGCCGTAGCCCCCTACGCCGATGAGAGCCTGGATCATAACGCGCTGTGCTGCGCTACCTGTCGCGCCCAGATCAACGGCGACAGCGACCTCGACTCAAAGCACTGGTTCTGCCTTCAGGAATCCATCTGGAGCGAACATGCCCCGGTACAGGTCCTCGGCTACCGCCTGCTCCACCGTCTGAGCGCGGAGCCCTGGGCCGGCGATCTTCTGGCTCAGGCCTACCTGGCCGACGACGTGCTCCAGTGGGCTCGCGATGGTCTCCACGCCACCGACGACGATGCCCCCCGCACGCTCGACAGCAACGGCACCGAGCTCCAGGAAGGCGACGCGGTCACCCTGATCAAAGACCTCGACGTCAAGGGCACCTCCTTCACCGCCAAGCGTGGCACGCTCGTCAAGAACATCCACCTCACCGGCGACCCGGCCTACGTCGAAGGACGAGTCAACGGCACGGTCATCGTGCTCAAAACCGAGTTTCTCAAACGCGCCTCCTGACCCCCCACGTACGCGCGGCCCGACAAAGCGCCGGGCCGCGCGATGTTTAACTTCACACCAACACTATCCTTCAGCGCCGCTCTGCCCCCGGACCTCCCATCGACGAACTCGCCACACCACCAGCCGACGACACCGGCGCGTCAAATGCTCCTCAGCCGCCGCCGAGACGCCCGCCTCGCAGCGCGAAGCGCATCGTGCTCTTTGCGCTGGTACTCCTGCTGATTGTCGGGTGGTCCTTGCTCTTTCTCTACACCGAACCCGCCCAGGTCATCGCCTGGATGGGCGTGGAGAACAGCTATCTGGTGGGCTTTCTCATCGCGGTATTCGGGGCGCTGGGCTCGGTCACCCCCTTCTCGACCTACCCGGCGGTCTACGCCATGGCCGCGGCTGAGGTGAACCTCCTGCTCCTCATCCCCCTGGTCGCCATCGGACTCACGCTGGGCGACGCCCTCTTCTTCTACTTCGGCGTCAGCTCCCGTTCGATGGTTCCTGAGCGATTCGAAGCGAAAGTCGAGCGCATCTGGCACTGGCTGGAGAGCAAGCCCCAGATCTTCATCCAGATCTTCATCTTCATCTACGTGGGCTTCTCCCCCTTCGCCAACAACCTGCTCACGGCCCCTCTGGCGCTGGCTGGCTACCGCTTCCGCAAGATCGTGCTGCCCCTGACCCTGGGTAACTGCTCTCTCCCCATCGTCGCCAGCTACCTGGCGACATCCGGGGCATAAGCCCACGGCGCGACCTCAATCTCCCCGGTGGCATCCGCCAACAACTCACACCGGTGCGCCGCACCTGCTGCGCGTCAGACATCCTACCCCCCGCGCGCGCCCGGCAACGGATCTTCCCGGCAGGCTCCACCCCGGCCACAGGCCCATGTTTACAAAGCGATCTTCGCGCCGAACCTTGACACTCTTGGGCCGCACGTCCAACATCGCCGCGCTCTGAAATGCGATGCAACCCAACTCAGGAAGAAAGATGAGCAAGCACCCCAAGTTTCACCCATTCCGCCCCCACCCCTGGCACGGCCTCACCGCAGGAGACGACGCCCCCAACGTCGTCAACGCCTACATCGAGATGACTCCTTTCGATTCGGTCAAATACGAAATCGACAAGGAGACCGGCTACCTCTGCCTGGATCGTCCGCAGCGCTTCTCCTCCCAGCTCCCGACCCTCTACGGCTTCATCCCCCGCACGTACTGCGCCGACCGCGTCGGCGAGCTTGCGCTGACCACCGATGAAGGCGACCTCGATCCCCTGGACATCTGCGTGCTCAGCGAGCGCCCGATCACCCGCGCCGAGCTCCTGGTGAGCTGCCGGGTCATCGGCGGGCTGCACATGATCGACCACGGCGAGGCCGACGACAAAATCGTGGCCGTGCTGGAGAACGACACCGTCTGGGCCGACGCCCGAGACATCACCGATGTCCCGGAAGTGTTCATCGAGCGCTTGCGCCATTATTTCCTGACCTACAAAATGGTGCCTGGCGAAACGACATCCAACGTTCAGGTCGACACGATCTACGGCGCGGAGCATGCCCATAAGCTCGTGCGCGCGGCGATGGCCGACTACCAGGACCACTTTGGCGAATAAGCGTCGGGCTCTCTCCCGGCGCTAAGCCCGGGAGAGACACGTGCTCCGCATCCCCAGAACGCTCTTCACCCTGGCCGCGCTCAGTCTGAGCGCGGCCTGCTGGTCCACCAACGAGCCGCAGCTCGGGCTCGGCAACGCCGAGCTCGCCGGTGGGCCCCGGATCGACTTCGACCTCGACGAACGCCCCTTCCCCAACATCCCCTTCCCCAACGACCTGGCCACTCGCGTCGATGCGGCGAGCCCTACGGGCAAACGCCTCAACGTCAGCGAACTCGGCGCCAGTGCGGCCGAAACCAGGGTCCGCAAAGCCCTCAACGAACAGAACGGCTTCGGGGTGTTCTCCCCGATGCACGTCTCCTTCGATGCGCCCCTGGATGTTGAAAACCTCATCGCTCGCCATCAGCAGCTGACCCCCGACTTCGACGACGACGCGATCTACCTGGTAAACGTCGATCCGAAGAGCCCGGGCTATGGCGAGGTCGTACTTCTGGACATGGGACTGGGCAACTTCCCCATCACCCTCTCCCGCACCAACAACTACTTTGCACTCGACCCTCGGGCCGACGATCGCAACCTGCTCTTCGAAGAATCCGCCGAAGAGGCCACCGGACCTGAGGGACAGCTCCTCTGGAGCGATGACACCGACGACGACGGCGTTCTCGACCTCCCCAACACCCGCACCCCGGGCGGCGAACCGAGCGACTTTCGCGAAGTACTCGACTTTTATGAGCGCGAGACCGACACGCTGATCCTGCGCCCGGTCAACCCACTGGCCCCCGGAACCACCTACGCCCTCGTGCTCACCGACGCGCTCACCGGCGAGGACGGCCGGGCTGTAGATAGCCCCTTTGAGACGGTGCATCACCTGGACCAGAGCCAGGCCCTGGAACCGCTTCGAAGCATCCTCCCGGAGCGCTTCCCATCCCGCTTCGACACCGACTTAAGCCAGCTCCGCTTCGCCTGGACCTTCACCACCCAGGTTCCCACCGAAGTGATCGAGGCCGTACGCGCCGGCCTCTATGGTCACGGCCCTCTGGACTGGCTTTCGGAGCGCTACCCCGCCGAGTTCGTCACCCTCCACAACCTGAAGTCCGAAGGCGCCCCGGAGCCGATGACCTTTAAACTCGACGCGCTCCTGGAGTTCATTGTGCCGCTGGCGACCGACGCTCTGGGGGCAGCCGGCACCCGCGTCATTGAAGAGGCCTTTGAAGACGTCGACTACGTCATCAGCGGCACCTACCTCTCCCCGCATTTTCTGATCGACCCCAAAGGCCTTGCTCGCCAGGGCAATCAGGCCAACGACGACGCGCTCTTCCAGATCGACCTCGCCAGCGGCCAGGCCGAGGTACGCGACGCCGAGGTTCATTTCATCTGCACGGTTCCGCGCGCCCAGGGGCAGCGCCAGGCGCCTTTCCCGGTGATCATCTACAGCCATGCCATCGGCTCGACCCGCTTTGAGATGCTCGCGTTTGCCGGCGCCATGTCGAAGTTTGGATTTGCCACCTGCACCATTGACGCGGCCGGACACGGCCTGGAACTCCCCGCGGAGTTTCGAGGAGCTGTCGACGCCCTCGGTCGTAACGAGGGGCTCGAAAACCTCGCCGACGTCATCGGCCTGCATCGTGCTCGCGACCTCGACAACGACGGCACCAGTGATTCTGGCAGCGACTATTTCTCGGCCGACATCCTGCACTCCCGCGACATGATTCGGCAGACCGCTATCGACCAGATGCAGCTGATTCGCATCCTCCGCTCCTTTGATGGTCAACGGCGATTCCCCTCCTCGGCCAACGCCCACACGCGTCTGGGCCGCGAACTCCCCCACCTCTTACTCAACTTCGACCAGAACGCCGACGGCCAACCGGAGCTCGCGGGCGACTTCAACGGCGATGGGCAGGTCGACTTCGGCGGCGACCGCCCCTACGCCGCCTGGGGAACCTCCCTGGGAGGCATTCAGGCCAGCGTGCTCTCGGGCATCGAGCCGACAATTGTCGCCGGCGCCTCCAACGCCGGAGGGGGCGGGCTCCTCGACATCGCCACGCGCACCACCATCGGCAACGTGCGCAACGGCGTGGTCTTGCGCATGATGGGCCCGTTGGTCATCGGACGCCCGGTGAACGACGGGCAAAACACCCGCCTGGACTGGCTCTTCCCCCAGGGCGATCGCTCCTCCTCAACCCCCATCGCGCTGCTCCCGGCCCTGGCCGACGGCGATCGCGTGGTCGTGCGCAACCTCACCCGCGAGGCCAACGAGCTGGTACCCGCGCACGAAGCCTACGGTCAGACCTACGTGCGCCAGGGCAGCTTCCGGGTCGGTGTGGCCGCCGACGCGCTCAGCGCGTCGGCGCGGCGAGCGTTAATCGGGTTTGATGCAAACACCGACGTCTACGCCGACCTGATAGGCTGTGCCCCTACCAGCACCTGCGGCCGAAACAACTGCGGCGAAGAGCAATACTGCTCACTCAACGAAACCTGCGAGCCCCTGGCAGAGTGCTTCGCGAGCTTCGACGCCGCCAAACTGCGCGAACTCGCTCCGGAACGCGCCGAGCTCTTTGAGCGTCGGGTGGTCACGGACCCCCGGCGCCTGGGGGATCCGATCATCATCGACATCTTCGGAGCCGATGGCGAGTTGAAGCACCGCATTGACAAACTGGGCTACACCTACATCTCGCAAAACCTTTACTTCCCGGCAGACGCTCCCCTGGCAGCCCCGGCGGAAGGATGGGGACTTCGCCGCCAGACGCCGCGCTTTCGCAGCTTTATGGGCCTCTCCCAGATGCTCCTGGAACAGGCCGACCCGGCGGTCTACGCCGCCCACTACTTCAAGCGTCCCTTGAACTACCCCTACGAGAGCGAAGCCTTCCGGGTTGGCGGCACGAACTTCCTGGCCATCGGTACCCTCGGAGACCAAACCGTCCCCATCAGCGCGGCCATCGCCATCGCCCGCGCCGCGGGGGTGGTGGAGGTCCTGGCCGAAGATCCCCGCTATGGCATGCCCGAGAACCAGTTCCTGATCGAAAACTTCGTCTACGAGGGCATCGCCAACCTCGACCGATTCCCCTCACATCCAGGGACGCTCTTTGATCCAGACAACCTCGACGGAGGAAAGTGGCGCCGGCCCGACCAGCCCGATAACATCACTCCCAAGCCGGTGGCCGAGACCCCGCTTCGGGCCACCGTGCAGACCGACTACGGCACCAGCGCGCTGCGCTTTGGCTACCTGAGCATCGGCGGCGAACATACCTTCAACGCGCCCCGGCCCGAGGACGCATTCGACATTCACACCTTCTTAACCAACCAGGTGGGCTGGTTTCTGGCGACCGGTGGAAAGACCCTCTCCGACGACCACTGTTTGGAGAAGATGCCCATGACCGGCTGCGAGTTCTTCGACCGCAGCCGCTACGAGAACCCACTCTAAACACACGCACTCACAGCGTTTCCTTTACCTGCACACGTCGCAATCGACGCAGGAGTTCTTGCATGACTTTCGGAATCTTTGAAGCATACCCTGAAGTCTCTCCCCAACGTGGTGTTTTCTGTAACCGCACGCTCAACCTGCGCTCGATCAAGGCCGTGGGATACGACATGGACTACACCCTGGTCCATTACCACGTCGACGCCTGGGAAGGTCGAGCCTACGAACACATCAAGCTGCGCCTGCTGGCCGAAGGCTGGCCGGTGGAAGACCTCCACTTTGATCCGAACTGGGTCACTCGTGGGCTGGTCATCGACCTGAAATTGGGCAACCTGGTCAAGGCCAACCGCTTTGGCTACGTCTGGCGCGCGGCCCACGGCACCGAAATCATCCCCTACGCCGAGATGCGCGACGCCTACACCCGTACCCTGGTCGACCTCAACGACCATCAGCGCTGGGTCTTTCTCAACACCTTCTTCTCGATCTCTGCCGGGGTGATGTACGCCCAGCTCGTCGACCTGCTCGACCGCGGCGTGCTCCCCGAAGTGCTCGGCTACGTCGACCTCTACGGACGTGTCCAGGACGTCCTGGATGCGGCCCACATCGAAGGGGAGCTCAAAGCCGAGATCATGGCCCACCCCGAGGTCTACGTCGATCGCGACCCGGAAGTGCCGCTGACTCTCCTCGACCAGCGCAACGCCGGCAAGAAGCTCATCCTGATCACCAACTCCGAGTGGTCCTACACACACTTTATGATGGCCTACACCATCGATCCCTACCTGCCCGAGGGCATGACCTGGCGAGACATCTTCGACCTGGTGGTCGTCTCAGCCCGCAAACCGGCCTTTTTCTCCGGTTCCGCTCCCATCTTCGAGGTGGTCAACGACGAGGGGCTCCTCAAACCCTGGGTGGGCCAACTCGAAGAAGGCCGTGCCTATCTGGGCGGAAGCGCCTCCGACATTGAGGGCGCCCTGGGCTTCTCCGGCGACGAAATTCTTTACGTCGGCGACCATCTCTTCGCCGACGTCAACGTCACCAAAAGTGTGCTGCGATGGCGCACCGCTCTTGTGATGCGCGAGCTGGAGAACGAACTCCACGCCATTGAGCAATGCGCGGAGAACCAGGTTGAGATTCGAAAAATGATGCTGGAAAAGGTCAAATACGAAGACGCTTTCTCCATCCGACGGCTCGCCCTGCAGCGACTGCGCCAGGGCTACGGCCCCCAGCCCGAGGTCAGCGCCGAAACGCTGGAGACGGAGATGGCTGAGCTTCGAGAAAAGATCGTCGACCTGGACACCCGACTCGCCCCCCTTGTCATGGACGATGGCGTGGCCTTTAACGCCAGCTGGGGCTACCTGATGCGCACCGGAAACGACAAAAGCCATCTGACCCGCCAGGTGGAGCGCTACGCAGACATCTACACCTCCCGCGTCTCCAACCTCCTGCGCTACTCACCCTTTATGTTTTTCCGGGCGCCACGGGGCAGCGTCCCTCACGACCCGGGCAACCCCTGACGCACCGTCTCGACCTTCTCAGCCCTGGCCCTCCCCGACCACGCCCGCATGCTTCTGACGCACCTTCCCTCCGGCACGGGCAAGCACACGTTGGGTGAGGCCGGGGCTGTGATACGCCAGAAAGGTCGCGATCTTACCGTGACCGGTGATCACAGCCTCCCGTTTACGCGCCGCAACCGCCTCCACCATCTTGCAGGCCGCCCGGTCGGCGGGCCACATCAGCTGTGCGGGACGCCAGTCTTTCCAGTCCTCGCGCAGCTGATTTTTGTTGTCGACCCGGGCGATATCACTCTCGACAAAGCCGGGCTGCAGCAAGGTGCAGCTCACACCGCTTCCGGCGAGCTCGGCGCCCAGCGCCTGGGCCATACCCCGCACAGCGAACTTCGATGCGCAATAAGGAGCATTGCTCGGAAGCCCCAGCGTGCCGGTGACACTACCCATGATCACCGCACGCCCGCGGGTCTTGCGCAAATGCGGCAACGCGTAGCGAAGCGTCATCGCCGCGCCGATCACGTTGGTCTCAAACTGGCGACGCCACTCCGAAGCGCTCAAGTCTTCAAACCGCCCGCCGACCGAAAAGCCGGCGTTGGCAACCGCCACATCAAGCCCTCCGAAGCGCTCCACCACTGCCTCCACCGAAGCCTCGATGTCGGTGACCCGGGTCACATCGCAGCAGACCGCGAAGGCATCCACCCCGGCGGCCTCCAGCTCCTGCACAATCGCCTCCAGCCGAGGCCGGCGCCGACCGCTCACCGCAACCTTTGCGCCGCGTGAACCAAACTCGCGAGCCAACGCCGCCCCGATACCGCTGCCACCACCGGTGATCCACACCACCTTATCGCGAAAGACTTCTCTTCCCATCACGCTCTCCCTTTTGTTCGGACGCCCGACACGCTAAGACTCTGGCATTGTCGCGCCCTCGGGCATCCGCTTCGTTTGACCTTTTACGTAGACGTCCATGGTCACTGATCCTCGCCAGACCGTCAAAGCTGCCTCGGCTCGCTCCTGGAACTGGGTGAAAGATAAAACTTTCAACCCCCTTCCTTTTTACAGGCGCTCCTGGGAACTCTTACGTCAGGATCCCTGGGTATTTGCCTGGAAGATGCTGGCCGACCTTTTGGGCCGGGCAGCCAGCCTGGCGTTGATGGGCGTGCTTATCGCGATCGTGTCGCTCGATCTCCAACACTTCTCCGCGCTGGGAGGCACCTTCAACGCCTGGCTGGCCCGGCTCAGCCACGTCGCCACCAGTCCGAGCTTCCTCGCCGGGCTCACCGGCGCCATCTTCTGCGTCTCCCTCATCAGCTCGGCCATTCACGCACTGGTCACCGGCGGCATCTGGGGGCTACTCGCCGCGGGACTTCGCGACGACCCCATTGAGACGCTGCGTACCTTCTGGCGCGCCGCTCTCCTGCGCTTCCCTGACGTCTTCGCGCTCTTCTTGCTTCGATTTAGTGTGCGCCTGGTCACCTTTTGCCTGGCCCTCGCCGCCGCTGTGGCGCTGATTCGAGCCGGTCAATCCCCCGACTTCGTCGCCCTCAGTCCCCTGACCCGGGCGCTACTCATCACGCTCCCCTTGAGTTTTCTGATCAGCTGGTTCGCCCTCACCCGCCTGGTCCTGGAGGTGATTGGCGCGCCGATGTTCATTGATAACCTGGGGCTTGGCGAAGCCGT from Lujinxingia litoralis encodes:
- a CDS encoding LNS2 domain-containing protein, encoding MKTCVESTLWSRATAILALSAMLGACGPSEASQAPWNDDVGNEDVGEPDGKGDHVGDGGSNDAGEGDVDPGASLPVHVFCDQAPLPQFGEDDTVDWENFSSRAIAALSDWHSAQDVITHPAREAVLTGKFTYGPTSKDLQGERIEVWMDDCSGEYVRVGEGLTDSDGRVALTMAPDVLPPVGAYALYLRVMGDNTYTRSMMRVLPQGTKLLVFDIDATLTTSDTELFADIFNDLFEPIFDGDYVPEARAGATDITQVRHGEHGYQLVYMTGRPYWLTAQSREWLIDQGMAPGHLRLTSSNSESMPTEGGVGTYKAEFLAYLQGLGFEVTVAYGNATTDIYAYAQAGVPLDRTYILGAHGGEEGTVALGEDYLTHLQDIQGEVAVEQPFTWGP
- the arsC gene encoding arsenate reductase (glutaredoxin) (This arsenate reductase requires both glutathione and glutaredoxin to convert arsenate to arsenite, after which the efflux transporter formed by ArsA and ArsB can extrude the arsenite from the cell, providing resistance.) produces the protein MTLKLTIWHNPRCSKSRQTLQLLEEHGAELTVRRYLDDPPSVDELRHALTLLGIDAAGLVRRKEALFKELDLKDAADDALIEAMATHPKLIERPLVLSEGDAAIGRPPEDVLRLL
- a CDS encoding PhnA domain-containing protein, with product MTQSDLLQRANHACELCGATDDLAPLAVAPYADESLDHNALCCATCRAQINGDSDLDSKHWFCLQESIWSEHAPVQVLGYRLLHRLSAEPWAGDLLAQAYLADDVLQWARDGLHATDDDAPRTLDSNGTELQEGDAVTLIKDLDVKGTSFTAKRGTLVKNIHLTGDPAYVEGRVNGTVIVLKTEFLKRAS
- a CDS encoding inorganic pyrophosphatase, whose product is MSKHPKFHPFRPHPWHGLTAGDDAPNVVNAYIEMTPFDSVKYEIDKETGYLCLDRPQRFSSQLPTLYGFIPRTYCADRVGELALTTDEGDLDPLDICVLSERPITRAELLVSCRVIGGLHMIDHGEADDKIVAVLENDTVWADARDITDVPEVFIERLRHYFLTYKMVPGETTSNVQVDTIYGAEHAHKLVRAAMADYQDHFGE
- a CDS encoding HAD-IG family 5'-nucleotidase, encoding MTFGIFEAYPEVSPQRGVFCNRTLNLRSIKAVGYDMDYTLVHYHVDAWEGRAYEHIKLRLLAEGWPVEDLHFDPNWVTRGLVIDLKLGNLVKANRFGYVWRAAHGTEIIPYAEMRDAYTRTLVDLNDHQRWVFLNTFFSISAGVMYAQLVDLLDRGVLPEVLGYVDLYGRVQDVLDAAHIEGELKAEIMAHPEVYVDRDPEVPLTLLDQRNAGKKLILITNSEWSYTHFMMAYTIDPYLPEGMTWRDIFDLVVVSARKPAFFSGSAPIFEVVNDEGLLKPWVGQLEEGRAYLGGSASDIEGALGFSGDEILYVGDHLFADVNVTKSVLRWRTALVMRELENELHAIEQCAENQVEIRKMMLEKVKYEDAFSIRRLALQRLRQGYGPQPEVSAETLETEMAELREKIVDLDTRLAPLVMDDGVAFNASWGYLMRTGNDKSHLTRQVERYADIYTSRVSNLLRYSPFMFFRAPRGSVPHDPGNP
- a CDS encoding SDR family NAD(P)-dependent oxidoreductase translates to MGREVFRDKVVWITGGGSGIGAALAREFGSRGAKVAVSGRRRPRLEAIVQELEAAGVDAFAVCCDVTRVTDIEASVEAVVERFGGLDVAVANAGFSVGGRFEDLSASEWRRQFETNVIGAAMTLRYALPHLRKTRGRAVIMGSVTGTLGLPSNAPYCASKFAVRGMAQALGAELAGSGVSCTLLQPGFVESDIARVDNKNQLREDWKDWRPAQLMWPADRAACKMVEAVAARKREAVITGHGKIATFLAYHSPGLTQRVLARAGGKVRQKHAGVVGEGQG